A region of Bacteroidota bacterium DNA encodes the following proteins:
- a CDS encoding Mrp/NBP35 family ATP-binding protein, with amino-acid sequence MDIKKEKVLEALSTVYDPDLKKDLVSLNMISDITINGTKISFTLTLTTPACPLKDKLKRDCTEAIHSMVSESAEVEITLSSRVTQSSHRKEGSLPDVKNIIAVVSGKGGVGKSTVAANLALALAKSGARTALVDADIYGPSVPMMFGLKGHKPEIIEKDGVQMMVPAEKFGLKMLSIGFFVDPDKAVIWRGPMASSALKQLFTEADWGSLDYMIIDTPPGTGDIHLTMVQTLAVSGVVVVTTPQEVALADARKAVSMFRQEGINVPVLGLVENMSYFTPAELPENKYYIFGKGGGQKLADEFSIPLLGQIPVVQSICESGDAGRPVLMNENSAESAAFTHLAESVSQQVAIWNAMKEMTDVEKCKH; translated from the coding sequence ATGGATATCAAGAAGGAAAAGGTACTGGAAGCCCTCAGTACAGTTTATGACCCCGATCTGAAGAAAGACCTGGTGAGCCTGAATATGATTTCAGATATTACTATTAATGGAACCAAAATATCATTCACGCTTACACTTACAACACCCGCCTGTCCGCTTAAAGATAAACTGAAACGCGATTGCACCGAAGCCATCCACAGCATGGTTTCCGAATCGGCAGAAGTAGAAATCACACTCAGCTCCCGGGTTACCCAAAGCAGCCATCGTAAAGAAGGCAGCTTACCCGATGTTAAGAATATTATTGCTGTAGTATCTGGAAAAGGCGGCGTTGGAAAGTCAACCGTGGCAGCCAATCTGGCACTGGCACTTGCTAAAAGCGGCGCACGCACAGCTTTGGTTGATGCCGACATTTACGGTCCTTCCGTACCGATGATGTTCGGACTCAAAGGTCATAAGCCTGAAATCATTGAGAAAGACGGCGTACAGATGATGGTTCCCGCAGAGAAATTCGGATTGAAAATGCTGTCGATCGGCTTTTTTGTTGATCCCGACAAGGCCGTAATCTGGCGCGGCCCCATGGCTTCATCGGCACTGAAACAATTGTTTACAGAAGCCGACTGGGGCAGTCTCGATTATATGATTATTGACACCCCTCCCGGAACAGGCGATATACACCTGACCATGGTTCAGACACTGGCCGTATCGGGCGTAGTCGTTGTAACCACACCTCAGGAAGTGGCTTTGGCCGACGCACGCAAAGCAGTGAGCATGTTCCGCCAGGAAGGCATCAATGTTCCGGTGCTTGGATTGGTTGAAAACATGTCGTACTTCACCCCTGCCGAACTCCCCGAAAATAAATATTATATCTTTGGAAAAGGAGGCGGACAGAAACTTGCAGACGAATTCAGCATTCCATTGTTAGGACAAATTCCCGTCGTTCAAAGTATCTGCGAATCGGGAGATGCAGGACGGCCCGTGCTGATGAATGAAAACTCAGCCGAATCTGCCGCATTCACTCATCTGGCAGAAAGCGTATCACAGCAGGTTGCCATATGGAACGCCATGAAGGAAATGACCGACGTAGAAAAATGCAAACACTAA
- a CDS encoding DUF5606 domain-containing protein, whose protein sequence is MDLKEILAVSGKSGLFKIIAHNKTGVIVESLLDHKRMPVYATDKISNLEEISVFTTDKDILLKEVFKLIYEKENGGKAIDPKSDDKKLREYFEQVLPNFDKEKVYTSDIRKMFVWYNQLHENNMLDFTEKEEEKTEESDAPAEPEAKPVKAAKKKESSKE, encoded by the coding sequence ATGGATTTGAAAGAGATTTTGGCTGTTTCAGGAAAAAGCGGCCTGTTTAAAATTATCGCCCACAACAAAACCGGGGTGATCGTGGAATCGTTGCTGGACCATAAAAGGATGCCGGTATATGCCACCGATAAAATAAGCAACCTTGAAGAGATAAGTGTGTTCACTACCGACAAGGACATTCTGCTGAAAGAAGTTTTTAAACTGATTTACGAAAAGGAAAATGGCGGAAAAGCCATTGACCCGAAGTCGGACGACAAAAAACTGCGCGAATACTTTGAGCAAGTGCTTCCAAACTTCGATAAGGAAAAAGTTTATACCTCCGATATCAGAAAAATGTTTGTGTGGTACAATCAGCTGCACGAAAATAATATGCTCGATTTTACTGAAAAAGAGGAAGAAAAAACAGAAGAAAGCGATGCTCCGGCAGAACCGGAAGCCAAGCCGGTTAAGGCTGCTAAGAAAAAAGAAAGCTCTAAGGAGTAA
- a CDS encoding MbnP family protein yields the protein MKNSRYISAILLFVVTSFVLISCKKEEPFTPVVTKYGKLTFKFFHQVNGMPLIVDTMEYVNAAGNPYNISEAQWFLSDVVLHNGDGSVKLITQNNGIHYVDTDIPSSQTWSITQEIPAGTYESISFTFGIKSDRNLSNMFLNPPETNMFWPELLGGGYHYLKLNGSWKDTSNVNHFFNFHLGKGQIYASGVIVYDSITSIVDNSFTVTLPASSFTLDENQTKEIGIVMNIESWFDTPHVWDFNYWGGAIMQNQSALNTAKENGADVFTMK from the coding sequence ATGAAGAATTCCCGCTATATAAGTGCCATTCTGCTGTTTGTTGTCACTTCTTTTGTATTAATTTCATGTAAAAAAGAGGAGCCTTTTACGCCCGTTGTTACAAAATACGGTAAACTGACCTTTAAATTTTTTCATCAGGTTAACGGGATGCCCCTCATTGTCGATACGATGGAATACGTGAATGCCGCGGGCAATCCCTACAATATTTCGGAGGCTCAGTGGTTTCTTTCGGATGTGGTGCTGCATAATGGTGATGGCAGCGTAAAACTGATTACTCAGAATAATGGTATCCATTATGTGGATACTGACATTCCTTCTTCACAAACATGGTCAATAACTCAGGAAATACCGGCAGGAACCTACGAGTCAATCAGCTTTACTTTTGGGATTAAATCAGACAGGAATCTTTCAAATATGTTTTTGAATCCGCCTGAAACCAATATGTTCTGGCCGGAATTGCTTGGTGGCGGGTATCACTATCTGAAACTAAACGGCAGCTGGAAAGACACATCCAATGTAAATCACTTTTTTAATTTTCACCTTGGTAAAGGGCAAATCTATGCTTCCGGCGTCATCGTTTACGATTCCATTACAAGTATTGTGGACAACAGCTTCACTGTAACCTTGCCGGCATCATCATTTACGCTGGATGAGAATCAAACTAAAGAAATTGGTATTGTAATGAATATTGAGAGCTGGTTTGATACGCCTCATGTGTGGGATTTCAATTATTGGGGTGGCGCAATTATGCAGAATCAGTCAGCCTTGAATACTGCCAAAGAAAATGGTGCAGATGTGTTTACAATGAAGTGA
- a CDS encoding glycosyltransferase family 39 protein — translation MWNIHKPFRFLVISVFCAIVVTVLLRQGMFMDGLMYSSISRNLADGKGSMWFLHFSNSLFSDFHEHPPLVFWIQAVFFKLFGDGFYTERLYCLLAGIAVAWLITRTWKELNKGNTDAQPFSWLPVLFWISIPVISWGLGNNMLENTMAIFTTAAVLVIIKGISQEKNRLLFFTIAALMIFFAVLAKGPVAMFPLAAVFMHWIVYRRFSFIKALMYSLYITGIFILVFSLLFAINHQAWLSMNLYLEQQIIKAYNDSGTVSSRFFILPRLFRELGIGIALLIMILLPSVIRRRKAAGLNRQNLKKSLFLTLVGLSASLPLMVSMKQSGFYVIPAYPWFALAFAFLCLTQIQQMFSKLPQKGNALKIMNIAGILLLTSVLAYNITQINKPGRDTEKLNDIRTIADIVPRNSTVSISQEVWPDWALHGYFERYYNISLDAGSVPHEYYLALRDDATKPAKQYSSMQLNLKLFKLYANDSLQKMTKQ, via the coding sequence ATGTGGAATATCCACAAACCGTTTCGTTTTTTGGTGATATCCGTATTCTGCGCAATTGTAGTTACCGTATTGCTGCGTCAGGGTATGTTTATGGATGGACTGATGTACAGTTCAATTTCACGGAATCTGGCGGATGGAAAGGGCTCGATGTGGTTCCTGCACTTCAGCAATTCGCTGTTCAGCGATTTTCATGAGCACCCGCCTCTTGTATTCTGGATACAGGCAGTATTTTTTAAACTTTTTGGTGACGGTTTTTATACCGAAAGGCTTTATTGCCTCCTCGCAGGAATTGCAGTGGCATGGCTCATTACACGCACATGGAAGGAACTGAACAAAGGAAACACGGATGCACAGCCGTTTTCATGGCTGCCCGTATTGTTCTGGATCAGTATTCCCGTTATTTCGTGGGGACTCGGAAATAATATGCTTGAGAATACCATGGCTATTTTTACCACTGCCGCCGTATTAGTTATCATCAAAGGAATTTCGCAAGAAAAAAATCGTTTACTGTTTTTTACGATTGCTGCTCTTATGATTTTTTTCGCCGTACTGGCAAAAGGACCCGTGGCAATGTTCCCGCTGGCGGCTGTTTTCATGCACTGGATTGTATACAGACGTTTCAGTTTTATAAAAGCACTGATGTATTCGCTGTATATCACAGGCATTTTTATATTGGTTTTTTCACTGCTATTCGCGATTAATCATCAGGCCTGGCTCAGTATGAATTTATATCTGGAACAGCAGATAATTAAAGCCTACAATGATTCGGGCACGGTGAGTTCTCGTTTTTTCATCCTGCCAAGGCTGTTTCGCGAACTGGGCATCGGCATAGCATTGCTGATTATGATTCTATTACCTTCAGTTATCAGACGCAGGAAAGCAGCCGGATTAAACAGGCAAAACCTGAAAAAATCATTGTTCCTCACACTCGTTGGATTATCGGCTTCACTTCCGCTGATGGTAAGCATGAAACAATCCGGATTCTACGTTATCCCCGCCTATCCATGGTTTGCACTGGCCTTCGCATTTTTGTGCCTGACACAGATACAGCAAATGTTCAGCAAACTTCCCCAAAAAGGAAATGCCCTGAAAATTATGAATATTGCAGGAATACTGCTGCTGACAAGCGTATTGGCTTATAATATTACACAAATAAACAAGCCGGGACGCGATACCGAAAAATTGAATGATATCAGGACAATTGCTGACATTGTTCCGCGGAATTCTACTGTCAGTATCTCTCAGGAAGTTTGGCCGGACTGGGCGCTTCACGGTTACTTTGAGCGTTATTACAATATAAGTTTAGATGCCGGAAGCGTACCGCATGAATATTATCTTGCTTTACGCGATGATGCGACAAAACCTGCAAAACAATATTCAAGCATGCAGCTGAACCTGAAATTATTTAAGCTATATGCGAATGATTCTTTACAGAAAATGACCAAACAATAA
- a CDS encoding 4'-phosphopantetheinyl transferase superfamily protein, whose amino-acid sequence MSSQSNPIEPIPENALSCGIDIEDCNRFRKFLTHQSGIHPLIIDVFTREEIRRNLQRNSAERFTLGFCCKEASFKALGKGWRNSEVQWQDIELLFDDALSEDKAVVHFSNKAHEQFLALGGKKIMHIFDVDDDHATLTIIISG is encoded by the coding sequence ATCAGCTCTCAGTCCAACCCCATAGAACCTATACCTGAAAACGCACTCAGCTGCGGCATAGACATTGAGGATTGCAACAGGTTCAGAAAATTCCTGACTCACCAATCGGGAATCCATCCGCTCATCATCGACGTATTTACACGGGAAGAAATCCGCAGGAACTTACAGCGCAATTCGGCTGAACGTTTCACCCTGGGATTTTGCTGCAAGGAAGCTTCGTTCAAAGCATTGGGCAAAGGATGGCGCAACAGCGAAGTGCAATGGCAGGATATAGAATTGCTGTTTGATGATGCCTTGAGCGAAGACAAGGCAGTGGTGCATTTTTCAAATAAGGCACATGAGCAGTTCCTGGCATTGGGCGGTAAAAAAATAATGCATATTTTTGATGTGGACGACGACCACGCCACCCTTACAATTATTATTTCAGGATAA
- a CDS encoding beta-ketoacyl-[acyl-carrier-protein] synthase family protein, protein MERKVVVTGMSIISSLGLDLETNWANLVQGKSGVGNITLFDASGNQTRIAAEVPAGFDELWPKHIKKRAADQMTRVTKMCYVCAKQAVAASGINFEETDRNRCSVILGVVSTANTSSEKGTTPQNRVLKSMANAMSAWISLEYKLAGPNFTVSSACASSAYALGLGYDMIRHGMADIVIVGGADSIINKEEIEGFNEIYALSAENDNPKASKPFTKNRDGFVIGEGAGIIILESEESALKRNAEIHAEIKGYATTSEGYNIMAPMKDGEGIALTIEKALNNAGISKDEVDYINAHGTSTTLNDRYETMAIKRVFGEGAYKIPVSSTKSMIGHTIGAAGVIELIVTIMSLKTGILTPTINYDEPDPELDLDYVPNTAREKDIKCALSNSFAFGGHNAVVVVKKYV, encoded by the coding sequence ATGGAACGAAAAGTTGTTGTAACGGGCATGAGCATAATCAGCTCACTGGGTCTGGATCTGGAAACAAACTGGGCAAATCTGGTACAGGGCAAAAGCGGTGTAGGTAACATTACATTGTTCGATGCATCGGGCAACCAGACGCGCATTGCAGCCGAAGTACCCGCCGGATTTGACGAATTGTGGCCTAAACACATCAAGAAAAGAGCCGCCGACCAGATGACACGCGTCACCAAAATGTGTTATGTGTGCGCCAAACAGGCTGTTGCTGCAAGCGGGATTAATTTTGAAGAAACGGACCGCAACCGCTGCAGTGTGATACTGGGTGTTGTCAGTACAGCCAATACAAGCTCCGAAAAAGGCACCACACCCCAGAACCGCGTTTTGAAAAGTATGGCCAACGCCATGTCGGCATGGATATCACTGGAATATAAACTCGCCGGACCGAATTTCACGGTTTCGTCGGCATGCGCATCATCGGCATACGCACTCGGACTCGGTTACGACATGATTCGTCACGGGATGGCAGATATTGTGATTGTTGGCGGCGCCGACAGCATCATCAATAAAGAAGAAATTGAAGGTTTTAATGAAATATACGCGCTGTCGGCAGAAAACGACAATCCCAAAGCCAGCAAACCATTTACGAAAAACCGCGACGGATTTGTTATTGGTGAAGGAGCCGGCATCATCATTCTTGAATCTGAAGAATCAGCCCTGAAGCGGAATGCCGAAATACATGCCGAGATAAAAGGCTATGCCACCACCAGCGAAGGGTATAACATCATGGCACCGATGAAAGACGGTGAAGGCATTGCACTCACCATTGAAAAAGCTCTGAACAACGCCGGTATTTCAAAAGATGAGGTGGATTACATCAACGCACACGGCACTTCCACCACTCTCAACGACCGCTACGAAACCATGGCCATCAAAAGAGTGTTCGGCGAAGGTGCTTATAAAATACCTGTGTCGTCCACCAAATCCATGATAGGTCATACCATCGGAGCGGCAGGCGTTATTGAGCTTATTGTCACCATCATGAGTCTGAAAACGGGCATCCTTACCCCTACTATTAATTATGATGAACCCGACCCCGAACTTGACCTGGATTATGTCCCCAATACCGCCCGTGAAAAGGACATAAAATGCGCATTATCAAACTCCTTCGCCTTCGGTGGGCATAATGCAGTGGTGGTTGTAAAAAAATATGTGTAA
- a CDS encoding 3-hydroxyacyl-CoA dehydrogenase family protein → MNMSDAANIKRIGIAGSGRMGTDIFLFLDGHGFELRWLCKGETEQTAAEACFLKRIARQKKTGMLSDAAYELKLKSTLISCDAAIFSDCDLIIESIPEHRDEKKNLLAQIDKIVSAGCIITSNSSSIRPSILVPSANRKTTFAGMHFFYPLAFKTAAELIVTEHTSENTKIILRNFLTRIGRNIFELDEEHAFMLNRIFLPVQAEACRLVEEAIMEFREVDAIVKKFVFPCGIFSFFDQVGNDVMLSSVNNYAEFEAEPGFLIPMQNLLQRMVSDHLLGIKTGIGFYNYQNPDNTEVEINPADENVQICIGLLEASYKNAAMAMAQKTGTELLKLNEALMEYTGADKGPFSGNSE, encoded by the coding sequence GTGAATATGTCGGATGCAGCCAATATAAAAAGAATCGGCATTGCCGGAAGTGGACGGATGGGTACGGATATTTTTCTGTTCCTCGACGGACACGGGTTTGAACTCCGCTGGCTCTGCAAAGGCGAAACTGAACAAACGGCCGCCGAAGCCTGCTTCCTAAAACGTATTGCACGTCAGAAGAAAACAGGAATGCTCAGTGATGCCGCCTATGAGCTTAAACTGAAGTCGACCCTCATCAGCTGCGACGCGGCAATATTTTCCGACTGTGACCTGATTATAGAAAGCATTCCCGAACATCGGGACGAGAAAAAAAACCTCCTCGCGCAGATTGACAAAATCGTTTCAGCGGGTTGTATAATTACCAGCAACAGTTCATCCATTCGTCCATCGATACTTGTGCCATCGGCAAACAGGAAAACCACTTTTGCAGGCATGCATTTCTTCTATCCACTTGCATTCAAAACAGCCGCAGAATTAATAGTTACGGAACACACTTCCGAAAACACAAAAATAATTTTACGCAATTTTCTCACACGAATCGGCCGCAACATTTTTGAACTTGATGAAGAACATGCCTTCATGCTGAACCGTATATTTTTGCCGGTTCAGGCTGAGGCATGCAGGCTGGTGGAAGAAGCCATCATGGAATTCCGGGAGGTTGATGCCATTGTAAAAAAGTTCGTGTTTCCATGTGGGATATTTTCATTTTTCGACCAGGTCGGAAATGACGTCATGCTGTCGTCCGTTAACAATTATGCGGAATTTGAGGCAGAACCCGGATTTCTTATCCCGATGCAAAACCTGCTGCAGCGAATGGTAAGCGACCATTTACTCGGAATAAAAACAGGCATCGGTTTCTATAATTATCAGAATCCTGATAATACAGAGGTTGAAATAAATCCGGCAGACGAAAACGTGCAGATATGCATAGGACTTCTTGAAGCCAGCTATAAAAATGCAGCCATGGCAATGGCACAGAAAACCGGAACCGAACTACTCAAACTCAACGAAGCACTGATGGAATATACCGGAGCCGACAAAGGACCTTTTTCAGGTAATAGTGAATAG
- a CDS encoding acyl carrier protein — protein sequence MAKISENTRTEVTETVYNFFIEECEVDASRINDHTNIIRDIDGDSLMFLELIEVFKKKYTLDIELKTIGKYVVKHPVETIGQLIDMTMLIIEHENRITEIE from the coding sequence ATGGCAAAAATTTCTGAAAATACACGAACCGAGGTTACCGAAACGGTTTACAATTTCTTTATTGAAGAATGTGAAGTTGACGCGTCCAGAATCAATGACCATACAAATATTATTCGTGATATTGATGGTGATTCACTGATGTTTCTGGAACTGATCGAGGTATTCAAGAAAAAATACACCCTTGATATTGAACTCAAAACGATAGGCAAATACGTGGTGAAACATCCCGTTGAAACTATTGGTCAGCTCATTGATATGACCATGCTTATCATTGAACACGAGAACCGCATAACAGAAATCGAATAA
- a CDS encoding dihydroorotate dehydrogenase electron transfer subunit yields MTKHARDFSIVKKTFLSAAHFLLELSSSEPLPPIVPGQFCEVLIPHSAQTFLRRPFSIHDVIEETNSIIIQVSIVGAGTQQLSRLTEGQSLNTIFPLGKGFSLAEKGRVLLAGGGCGTAPLLYLARLLYEKNVRLDILTGGRCFSDIHETHEYRKYGELYISTEDGSLGEKGIITKHSILNGMPAYDMVYCCGPEPMMKAVAAWCAGHNTECEVSLENTMACGIGACLCCVTSTNQGNACVCTEGPVFNTKQLLWQT; encoded by the coding sequence ATGACTAAACACGCCAGAGATTTCAGCATAGTAAAAAAAACTTTTTTATCTGCCGCTCATTTCCTGCTTGAACTGTCATCGTCCGAACCACTGCCACCCATTGTTCCGGGTCAATTCTGCGAAGTGCTCATCCCACATTCAGCACAAACGTTTCTGCGAAGGCCTTTCTCAATACATGATGTAATTGAAGAAACCAACAGCATCATTATTCAGGTAAGCATTGTCGGAGCCGGCACACAACAATTATCGCGATTAACAGAAGGACAATCGCTGAATACTATTTTCCCTTTGGGTAAAGGATTTTCACTTGCAGAAAAAGGACGTGTGCTATTAGCCGGTGGCGGATGCGGGACAGCTCCCCTGCTCTATCTTGCCCGTTTGCTTTATGAAAAAAATGTACGCCTTGATATTTTAACCGGAGGACGGTGTTTTTCTGACATCCATGAAACTCACGAATACCGTAAATACGGCGAGTTATATATAAGCACGGAAGACGGCAGCCTTGGCGAAAAGGGCATCATAACCAAACACAGCATCCTGAACGGTATGCCCGCCTATGATATGGTCTATTGCTGCGGCCCCGAACCCATGATGAAAGCAGTTGCAGCATGGTGTGCCGGGCATAATACAGAATGCGAAGTATCGCTGGAAAATACAATGGCATGCGGCATTGGTGCCTGTTTGTGCTGTGTAACATCCACAAATCAAGGAAATGCGTGTGTCTGCACTGAAGGTCCGGTCTTCAACACAAAACAATTATTATGGCAAACCTGA
- a CDS encoding acyltransferase domain-containing protein has protein sequence MEKPVAHIFPAFVPEYKGYEIDAITKHGTDFTGLLKSASAITGSDLTSFNIASGNFLDDELKSQYITYIMACAVSDILHKNGQKPAMTAGYSMGLYAALYHNRALTFESGLHIITLAYRCIHEAAESKSFGMGVIGGLEENDIEKIITLNQLDCRLTNLNSSVSFVLSGMKQDVETALLLAKEEGALQTRMMNVAHPYHSDYIRTASAALQKQMEPIEFSRSCYSLISLINQQIIMEPEQLSAEVVRNISNRINWHKTFKYMLETGIHDFIECGAGESLQKIGKFIDGDFNISGLKKL, from the coding sequence ATGGAAAAGCCCGTTGCACATATATTTCCCGCCTTTGTTCCCGAATACAAAGGGTATGAAATTGATGCAATTACGAAGCATGGAACAGATTTTACCGGTCTGCTGAAGTCGGCTTCCGCTATTACCGGCAGCGACCTTACGTCCTTTAATATAGCTTCCGGCAATTTCCTTGACGACGAACTGAAATCACAGTATATCACCTACATAATGGCATGTGCCGTTTCCGATATTCTTCACAAAAACGGACAAAAACCTGCCATGACAGCCGGTTACAGCATGGGATTGTACGCGGCGCTTTATCACAACCGCGCACTTACGTTTGAATCGGGATTGCATATCATTACTCTTGCATACCGTTGTATTCACGAAGCGGCCGAATCAAAATCCTTTGGAATGGGCGTCATCGGCGGACTTGAAGAAAACGATATTGAAAAAATCATCACACTGAATCAGCTGGATTGCCGGCTCACCAACCTCAACAGCAGCGTTTCCTTTGTGCTGTCAGGAATGAAACAGGACGTTGAAACCGCCCTGCTGCTGGCAAAAGAAGAAGGTGCCTTGCAGACACGCATGATGAATGTGGCTCACCCTTACCATTCCGATTATATTCGCACAGCTTCCGCAGCATTGCAAAAACAGATGGAGCCTATTGAATTCAGCCGCTCCTGCTACTCGCTGATTTCACTGATTAATCAGCAAATTATCATGGAGCCTGAACAGCTTTCGGCAGAAGTAGTACGCAATATCAGTAACCGCATCAACTGGCACAAAACGTTTAAATACATGCTCGAAACAGGTATTCACGATTTTATAGAATGCGGTGCCGGAGAAAGCCTGCAGAAAATAGGTAAGTTTATTGATGGCGATTTCAATATTTCAGGACTGAAGAAGTTGTAA
- a CDS encoding dihydroorotate dehydrogenase, whose protein sequence is MANLSVSIGSMHLKNPVMAASGTFGYGSEFADFMDPAALGAFVTKGTTAATRQGNDYPRMAETASGMLNAVGLQNKGVAHFIQEIYPEIQKFKTNIIVNVSGSTLEEYVLCAEKINELEGIAAIELNISCPNVKQGGMAFGVDPHAAAAVTRAVRNVYHKTLIVKLSPNVTDITEIARAAESQGADSLSLINTLLGMAIDAETRRPVLSTVTGGLSGPCIKPVALRMVWQVANAVKLPIIGLGGIMNAADAIEFMLAGASAIQVGTANFIDPAVTIKIIEGIHEYLDRHGIDTIKELIGGISSIH, encoded by the coding sequence ATGGCAAACCTGAGTGTAAGCATCGGCAGCATGCATCTGAAAAATCCGGTAATGGCGGCATCCGGAACATTTGGCTACGGTTCTGAATTTGCCGATTTCATGGATCCCGCAGCTTTGGGCGCTTTTGTAACTAAAGGCACAACGGCCGCTACGCGTCAGGGAAACGATTACCCGCGCATGGCCGAAACAGCCTCAGGAATGCTCAATGCCGTTGGATTGCAGAATAAAGGTGTGGCACATTTTATTCAAGAAATCTATCCTGAAATTCAAAAATTCAAAACAAATATCATCGTAAATGTTTCCGGCTCAACCCTCGAAGAATATGTACTGTGCGCCGAAAAAATCAATGAACTTGAGGGAATTGCCGCCATTGAACTGAATATCTCATGCCCTAACGTGAAACAAGGAGGCATGGCATTTGGCGTTGACCCGCACGCTGCAGCAGCCGTAACACGGGCCGTTCGCAATGTTTACCATAAAACACTTATTGTAAAGCTGTCGCCGAATGTGACCGATATCACAGAAATAGCAAGGGCTGCAGAAAGTCAGGGCGCAGATTCACTGTCTCTGATAAACACATTGCTGGGCATGGCTATTGATGCCGAAACACGCAGACCGGTTCTGTCAACCGTTACCGGCGGCCTGTCCGGACCCTGCATCAAACCGGTGGCATTGCGTATGGTGTGGCAGGTTGCCAATGCTGTAAAACTGCCGATAATCGGGCTGGGCGGCATCATGAATGCCGCAGATGCCATAGAGTTTATGCTGGCTGGTGCAAGCGCCATTCAAGTGGGCACCGCCAATTTTATCGACCCGGCAGTTACCATAAAAATTATTGAAGGCATCCATGAATACCTCGACAGGCACGGCATTGATACTATTAAGGAATTAATTGGGGGAATTTCATCCATTCATTGA
- a CDS encoding NifU family protein, which produces MPTKEELITKVQGVIDQIRPYLEADGGNIKFVELTDENVVNVELQGACRSCPMSIMTLKNGVEAAVKKAIPEIKSVEATNLG; this is translated from the coding sequence ATGCCTACTAAAGAAGAATTGATCACGAAAGTACAGGGTGTTATTGACCAGATCAGACCGTATCTCGAAGCTGATGGCGGAAACATTAAATTTGTAGAACTCACCGACGAGAATGTGGTGAACGTTGAGCTTCAGGGCGCCTGCCGTAGCTGCCCGATGAGCATCATGACGCTGAAAAACGGTGTTGAAGCCGCTGTTAAAAAAGCCATTCCCGAGATTAAATCCGTTGAGGCAACAAACCTCGGATAA